ACCGTCGCCGACCAGTACGTGCCGGAGTAGTGCTGCCCCATGTACCAGCGGAACGTCCGCCGCGGAGGAGCCGACTCGATCGACCGCGCTGTCGTGGACGCCCACGCCCGGTCTTCAGCCGTACCGTCCTGCCGGCTGATGCTGGCCGCAGCCTCCATGCCCCCACCCCCACTCCGGTGCCGTCGACAGCACTGCCGCTTACGCCACACCGGGCGGGATCACCCGCTCAGGACTTCACCCAAACCCAGGACGACATGACCGGCGAGTCTCAAGACGGTGGCACATCCGACTCTGACCCGACATCAGCCATGAGAGTCCGACATGAAATCTGAGACCCTACAAGCCCGAGGTCAGGTCTGTGCCATGTCCACGAAGCGTGAGTAGTGGCCCTGGAACGCCACCGTGATCGTCGCCGTCGGGCCGTTACGGTGCTTGCCGACGATGATGTCCGCCTCGCCCGCGCGCGGGGACTCCTTCTCGTAGGCGTCCTCACGGTGCAGCAGGATCACCATGTCCGCGTCCTGCTCGATGGAGCCGGACTCACGCAGGTCGGAGACCATCGGCTTCTTGTCGGTGCGCTGCTCGGGGCCTCGGTTCAGCTGCGAGAGCGCGATCACCGGGACCTCGAGCTCCTTGGCCAGCAGCTTGAGGTTTCGGGACATGTCCGAGACCTCCTGCTGACGGCTCTCCTGCCGCTTGGAACCACCGGCCTGCATCAGCTGGAGGTAGTCGATGATCACGAGCTTGATGTCGTTGCGCTGCTTCAGCCGGCGGCACTTGGCGCGGATCTCCATCATCGACAGGTTCGGGGAGTCGTCGATGTAGAGCGGCGCGGAGGACACCTCGGGCATCCTGCGCGCCAGCCGCGTCCAGTCCTCGTCCGTCATGGTGCCGGAGCGCATGTGGTGCAGCGCGACCCGCGCCTCGGCGGACAGCAGACGCATCGCGATCTCGTTGCGGCCCATCTCCAGGGAGAAGATGACGCTGGGCAGGTTGTTCTTGATCGACGCGGCGCGGGCGAAGTCCAGCGCGAGGGTGGACTTACCCATGGCGGGGCGGGCCGCGATGACGATCATCTGGCCCGGGTGCAGGCCGTTGGTGAGGGAGTCGAGGTCGGTGAAGCCGGTCGGCACGCCCGTCATCTCGCCGCTGCGTGAGCCGATCGCCTCGATCTCGTCGAGCGCGCCCTCCATGATGTCGCCGAGCGGGAGGTAGTCCTCGCTGGTGCGCTGCTCGGTGACCGCGTAGATCTCGGCCTGGGCGCGGTTGACGATCTCGTCGACGTCGTCGTCGCCGGCGTATCCCATCTGGGTGATGCGGGTGCCGGCCTCGACCAGGCGGCGCAGGACCGCGCGTTCGTGGACGATCTCGGCGTAGTACTCGGCGTTGGCCGCCGTCGGCACCGTCTGGACGAGGGTGTGCAGATACGACGCCCCGCCGACCTTGTTGATCTCGCCGCGCTTGGTGAGTTCGGCGGCGATCGTGATGGGGTCGGCCGGCTCGCCCTTGGCGTAGATGTCGAGGATCGCCTGGAAGATCGTCTCGTGCGCCGGTTTGTAGAAGTCGTGGCCCTTGAGGACCTCGACGACGTCGGCGATGGCGTCCTTCGACAGGAGCATGCCACCGAGGACAGACTGCTCGGCGTCGAGATCCTGGGGAGGCACCCGCTCGAACGCGGTGCCGCCGCTCTCCCACTCGCCGCTCTCCCGGCCGCGGTCGTGCTGGTCGTCACGGCTGCGGCCGCCGCCCTCGCCGCGACGGCGGGAAGCAGGCAGACGATCACTCGGACCGCTGTCGGCCCACGGGTCGTCCAAGGGCTCGGAAATGCTCACCGAGCCACCTCCTCCCGTCCGCCGAGCGGACCTAGGGCCTGTCGTTTGGATCATGCGGCGAGTCGCAGGTCAGGCCACGCACATCTGCCGCGTTGTCGTCACTCGCCGACGTCCCCCAGCCTTCGGCCGGGGGTACCCCCACCGCGTCGACTCCCTCCTCCGCCTTGCAGCTGCACGCGTCCTGACCCGCTCGGGTAGGCCGACGAGGCACCGCACCCCGATGCCGCCTGATCCAAACGACAGACCCTAGCCATGCCCCACATTTCTACGGCACGGCACTGACAAATAAGAGGCCCAACTCCGCTTCGGGCGCGTCGGTTTTGTGACGGTTTCCCGGTCGGCGAAAGGAGTGTGCGCCGGACCACGTTAGGCCCGTGGGCACCGTCAGCCAATCTGGTTATCCACAGGCCATGTGGACGACGGCCCCGATGCTGTGGAGAACTCCGCAAAACCTGTGCACGACCCGGTGGACAGCCCTGTGAACAAGCTCGCTTTGCCTCCCACCTCACCCCTCTGACCAGGCACTTCACCGTCCACCGGCTGTGCAGAAGAAAAACTTTCGCCCTCAGCCCGAGATCGCTTCGAACGCTGCGCGAAACTGTGCCCGACGGGAGCCGATGTAAGGGTCACAAGCGACTTGTATCTCTTACCTGTGGATGATTACATTGCTGCTCATGACCCAGGCTCCCGCGACACCCAAGGCCACCCGGCGGCAGCACGACCGTGAGATCGTCGCGCTGGCCGTGCCGGCCTTCGGCGCGCTCGTCGCCGAGCCACTCTTCGTCATGGCCGACAGCGCCATCGTCGGCCATCTCGGCACCGCCCAGCTCGCCGGGCTCGGCGTCGCCTCGGCCCTTCTCACCACCGCC
The sequence above is a segment of the Streptomyces griseoviridis genome. Coding sequences within it:
- the dnaB gene encoding replicative DNA helicase, translating into MSISEPLDDPWADSGPSDRLPASRRRGEGGGRSRDDQHDRGRESGEWESGGTAFERVPPQDLDAEQSVLGGMLLSKDAIADVVEVLKGHDFYKPAHETIFQAILDIYAKGEPADPITIAAELTKRGEINKVGGASYLHTLVQTVPTAANAEYYAEIVHERAVLRRLVEAGTRITQMGYAGDDDVDEIVNRAQAEIYAVTEQRTSEDYLPLGDIMEGALDEIEAIGSRSGEMTGVPTGFTDLDSLTNGLHPGQMIVIAARPAMGKSTLALDFARAASIKNNLPSVIFSLEMGRNEIAMRLLSAEARVALHHMRSGTMTDEDWTRLARRMPEVSSAPLYIDDSPNLSMMEIRAKCRRLKQRNDIKLVIIDYLQLMQAGGSKRQESRQQEVSDMSRNLKLLAKELEVPVIALSQLNRGPEQRTDKKPMVSDLRESGSIEQDADMVILLHREDAYEKESPRAGEADIIVGKHRNGPTATITVAFQGHYSRFVDMAQT